One region of Trinickia violacea genomic DNA includes:
- a CDS encoding acyl-CoA-binding protein: MSDVDARFSQAQSDVKELPEKPGNMTLLRLYALFKQATEGDVHGDKPGFADIVGKYKYDAWASLKGTAQDTAKQQYTELVESLKSGAES, from the coding sequence ATGAGCGACGTCGACGCACGCTTTTCGCAAGCCCAATCGGATGTCAAGGAACTGCCCGAGAAGCCCGGCAACATGACGCTGCTGCGTCTGTACGCGCTCTTCAAGCAGGCAACCGAAGGCGACGTGCACGGCGACAAGCCGGGTTTCGCCGACATCGTCGGCAAATACAAGTACGACGCATGGGCATCGCTCAAAGGCACCGCTCAGGACACCGCAAAGCAGCAATACACGGAGCTCGTCGAATCGCTGAAAAGCGGCGCGGAGAGCTAG
- the tsaB gene encoding tRNA (adenosine(37)-N6)-threonylcarbamoyltransferase complex dimerization subunit type 1 TsaB gives MSGMTRTVLLALDTSTEFCSVALLCSDSSTDPASAEDIRTWVRHEETGAVSSTRVLPAVRELFDEAGLTLAACDAIAFGAGPGSFTGLRTATGVAQGLAFGLDLPVVPIGTLLACAEGARLNRPSVTRVLAALDARMDEVYWADYAWEAGEWRVVVPPSLGTPDTVIAPDVPFTLAGNAAAAFGEKLGAAARAAFVDGAALPHALPIALAALRAYRAGRTVPAELAAPEYVRDKVAQTTAERLAARAAQSGEGVR, from the coding sequence ATGTCGGGCATGACCCGAACTGTGCTGCTTGCTCTCGATACGTCGACCGAATTCTGCTCGGTCGCGCTACTTTGCTCCGATTCGTCCACCGATCCTGCTTCGGCCGAAGACATTCGCACCTGGGTGCGCCATGAAGAAACGGGGGCGGTGTCGAGCACCCGTGTGCTGCCCGCCGTCCGCGAGCTGTTCGACGAAGCCGGACTCACGCTCGCTGCTTGCGACGCGATTGCCTTTGGCGCCGGCCCCGGATCGTTCACCGGCCTGCGGACCGCGACAGGTGTCGCGCAAGGGCTGGCGTTCGGCCTCGATCTGCCCGTCGTGCCCATCGGCACGCTGCTCGCTTGCGCGGAAGGCGCGCGCTTGAATCGCCCGTCTGTGACGCGCGTGCTGGCCGCGCTCGATGCGCGCATGGACGAAGTCTATTGGGCCGATTACGCGTGGGAGGCGGGCGAATGGCGCGTGGTTGTCCCGCCGTCGCTAGGCACGCCCGATACCGTGATCGCGCCCGACGTGCCATTCACGCTAGCCGGCAATGCGGCTGCGGCGTTCGGCGAGAAGCTCGGTGCGGCGGCGCGCGCGGCGTTTGTCGACGGCGCGGCCTTGCCGCATGCCCTGCCGATCGCGCTCGCGGCGTTGCGCGCGTATCGCGCCGGGCGCACCGTGCCGGCCGAGCTGGCCGCCCCCGAGTACGTGCGCGACAAGGTCGCGCAAACCACGGCCGAGCGGCTCGCCGCCCGGGCCGCGCAAAGCGGCGAGGGCGTGCGATGA
- the rimI gene encoding ribosomal protein S18-alanine N-acetyltransferase: MSGVLMADRYLSPMTDADLDEVVFVERNAYEFPWTRGNFEDSLRNGYFGLCMRHVTGTLIGYCVLMPVVDEMHLLNLCIAPQAQGGGAGLALLREAVRITQHEKLSGLLLEVRPSNQRAIHLYERFGFVTIGRRKNYYPARHRSREDAIVMRFSFAKEGAHGIA, encoded by the coding sequence ATGAGCGGCGTGCTGATGGCGGATCGCTATTTGTCGCCGATGACCGACGCCGATCTCGACGAGGTCGTGTTCGTCGAGCGCAACGCCTACGAGTTTCCTTGGACGCGCGGCAATTTCGAAGACTCGCTGCGCAACGGCTATTTCGGGCTGTGCATGCGGCACGTTACGGGCACGCTGATCGGCTATTGCGTGCTGATGCCTGTCGTCGACGAGATGCATCTGCTGAATCTGTGCATCGCGCCGCAGGCGCAAGGGGGCGGCGCTGGGCTTGCCCTATTGCGCGAAGCGGTGCGTATCACGCAGCATGAAAAGCTGTCGGGCCTGCTGCTCGAAGTCCGGCCGTCGAACCAGCGGGCGATTCATCTGTACGAGCGCTTCGGTTTCGTTACGATCGGCCGGCGCAAGAATTATTATCCGGCGCGGCACCGCAGCCGGGAGGACGCGATCGTGATGCGTTTCTCGTTTGCCAAGGAGGGCGCACATGGCATTGCATGA
- the aceA gene encoding isocitrate lyase has product MSRQQQAQQLHQQWETDPRWKGIKRGFTAEDVVRLRGSLQVEHTIAKRGAEKLWASVNSEPFVNALGALTGNQAMQQVKAGLKAIYLSGWQVAGDANVAGEMYPDQSLYPANSVPLVVKRINNTLTRADQIQWSEGKNPGDEGYIDYFAPIVADAEAGFGGVLNAFELMKAMIEAGASGVHFEDQLASVKKCGHMGGKVLVPTRENVAKLTAARLAADVMGTPTVLIARTDAEAADLITSDVDDNDKPFLTGERTVEGFFRTKPGLEQAVSRGLAYAPYADLIWCETGKPDLEYAKKFAEAIHKQFPGKLLSYNCSPSFNWKKNLDDATIAKFQKELGAMGYKFQFITLAGFHALNYSMFNLAHGYARQQMSAFVELQQAEFAAADRGFTAVKHQREVGTGYFDAVTQTVERDASTTALHGSTEDEQFFDSQKVKEVKVA; this is encoded by the coding sequence ATGTCACGTCAACAACAAGCACAGCAACTCCATCAGCAATGGGAAACCGATCCGCGCTGGAAAGGCATCAAGCGCGGTTTCACCGCGGAAGACGTGGTGCGCCTGCGCGGTTCGCTGCAAGTCGAGCACACCATCGCCAAGCGCGGCGCCGAAAAGCTGTGGGCGTCCGTCAATAGCGAGCCGTTCGTGAACGCGCTCGGCGCGCTGACCGGCAACCAGGCGATGCAGCAAGTGAAGGCCGGCCTGAAGGCCATCTACCTGTCCGGCTGGCAGGTGGCGGGCGACGCGAACGTCGCGGGCGAAATGTACCCGGACCAGTCGCTGTATCCGGCGAACTCGGTGCCGCTCGTCGTGAAGCGCATCAACAACACGCTGACGCGCGCCGACCAGATCCAATGGTCCGAAGGCAAGAACCCGGGCGACGAAGGCTATATCGACTACTTCGCGCCGATCGTGGCCGATGCCGAAGCCGGCTTCGGCGGCGTGCTCAACGCGTTCGAGCTGATGAAAGCGATGATCGAAGCGGGCGCCTCGGGCGTGCACTTCGAAGACCAGCTCGCCTCGGTCAAGAAGTGCGGCCACATGGGCGGCAAGGTGCTCGTGCCGACGCGCGAGAACGTCGCGAAGCTGACCGCGGCACGCCTCGCCGCCGACGTGATGGGCACCCCGACCGTGCTGATCGCGCGCACCGATGCCGAAGCTGCCGACCTCATCACGTCCGACGTCGATGACAACGACAAGCCGTTCCTCACGGGCGAGCGCACGGTTGAAGGCTTCTTCCGCACGAAGCCGGGCCTCGAGCAAGCGGTGTCGCGCGGTCTCGCCTACGCGCCCTATGCCGATTTGATCTGGTGCGAAACCGGCAAGCCCGACCTCGAATATGCGAAGAAATTCGCCGAAGCGATCCACAAGCAGTTCCCGGGCAAGCTGCTGTCGTACAACTGCTCGCCGTCGTTCAACTGGAAGAAGAACCTCGACGACGCGACGATCGCCAAGTTCCAGAAAGAACTCGGTGCGATGGGCTACAAGTTCCAGTTCATCACGCTGGCCGGCTTCCACGCGTTGAACTACTCGATGTTCAACCTCGCCCACGGCTATGCGCGCCAGCAGATGAGCGCGTTCGTCGAGTTGCAGCAAGCGGAATTCGCGGCGGCCGACCGGGGCTTCACGGCCGTGAAGCACCAGCGCGAAGTCGGCACCGGCTACTTCGACGCCGTGACGCAGACGGTCGAGCGCGACGCGTCGACGACCGCTCTGCATGGCTCCACCGAAGACGAGCAGTTCTTCGACAGCCAGAAGGTGAAGGAAGTGAAGGTCGCCTGA
- a CDS encoding DEAD/DEAH box helicase translates to MTSSNTSSPLNAIADQVFNLDTPVAAAETAAPAETAAPAGPTFASLGLSPEICSALTAAGYAAPTPVQQRAIPAGIAGRDLLVSSPTGSGKTAAFMLPAIERFAQLQKTQASQPREPRDANGDRRSRRPQPVARPGLLVLTPTRELAMQVTTAASTYGKHLKRLRTVSILGGVAYGQQLMLLAKNPEILVATPGRLLDHLERGRIDLSQLQMLVLDEADRMLDMGFIDDIETIVAATPATRQTMLFSATLDGKIGSLTSRLLRDPERIEIQQRLESRANIAQTVHYVDDRDHKDRLLDHLLRDAGLDQAIVFTATKSDADQLAGKLADAGFESAALHGDLPQGARNRTIRALRERRVRVLVATDVAARGIDIPGITHVFNYDLPKFAEDYVHRIGRTGRAGRSGIAVSLVHHAEQGALKRIERFVRSPLPVNVIEGFEPRKAPPANGRGGFGGGRGRPGSGNGRRFGGNGSGNGGGKPGNGAGNGGSRSGNGWSGKPSGGSREGFGGSRDGGYGGGSRDGYSARRGDGPRGARRGS, encoded by the coding sequence ATGACTTCGAGCAATACTTCCAGCCCGTTGAACGCCATCGCTGATCAGGTCTTCAATCTGGATACCCCTGTCGCCGCCGCCGAAACCGCTGCACCTGCTGAAACCGCCGCGCCCGCTGGGCCGACGTTCGCGTCGCTGGGCCTGTCGCCGGAAATCTGCTCGGCGCTGACAGCAGCCGGATACGCCGCGCCGACGCCGGTTCAGCAACGCGCGATTCCCGCCGGCATCGCCGGTCGCGACCTCCTGGTGTCGAGCCCGACGGGCTCCGGCAAGACCGCCGCCTTCATGCTGCCCGCGATCGAACGTTTCGCGCAGCTTCAAAAAACCCAGGCTTCGCAGCCGCGCGAGCCCCGTGACGCGAATGGCGACCGTCGCAGCCGCCGTCCGCAGCCGGTTGCGCGTCCGGGCCTGCTCGTCCTTACGCCGACCCGCGAACTCGCGATGCAAGTGACGACCGCCGCGTCGACCTACGGCAAGCACCTCAAGCGCCTGCGCACCGTCAGCATCCTCGGCGGCGTGGCCTACGGCCAGCAGCTGATGCTGCTTGCCAAGAACCCCGAAATTCTCGTCGCGACGCCGGGCCGTCTGCTCGACCACCTCGAACGTGGCCGCATCGACCTGTCGCAACTGCAGATGCTCGTGCTCGACGAGGCCGACCGCATGCTCGACATGGGCTTCATCGACGACATCGAGACGATCGTCGCCGCGACGCCCGCGACGCGCCAGACGATGCTCTTCTCCGCGACGCTCGACGGCAAGATCGGCTCGCTCACTAGCCGCCTCTTGAGGGACCCCGAGCGCATCGAGATCCAGCAGCGTCTGGAATCGCGCGCGAACATCGCGCAGACCGTGCACTACGTCGACGACCGCGACCACAAGGATCGCCTCCTCGACCACCTGCTGCGCGACGCCGGTCTCGACCAGGCGATCGTGTTCACGGCGACGAAGAGCGACGCCGACCAGCTCGCCGGCAAGCTCGCCGACGCGGGCTTCGAATCGGCCGCGCTGCACGGCGACCTGCCGCAAGGCGCGCGCAACCGCACGATCCGCGCGCTGCGCGAGCGGCGCGTGCGCGTGCTGGTGGCGACCGACGTCGCCGCGCGCGGCATCGACATCCCGGGCATCACGCACGTCTTCAACTACGACCTGCCGAAGTTCGCGGAAGACTACGTGCACCGCATCGGCCGGACCGGCCGCGCGGGCCGCTCGGGCATCGCCGTGAGCCTCGTGCATCACGCCGAGCAAGGCGCGCTCAAGCGCATTGAACGCTTCGTGCGCTCGCCGCTGCCGGTCAACGTGATCGAAGGCTTCGAGCCGCGCAAGGCGCCGCCGGCAAACGGCCGCGGCGGTTTCGGCGGCGGCCGCGGCCGTCCGGGCAGCGGCAACGGCCGCCGCTTCGGCGGCAATGGCAGTGGAAATGGCGGCGGCAAGCCGGGTAACGGCGCGGGCAACGGCGGTTCGCGCAGCGGCAATGGCTGGAGCGGCAAGCCGTCGGGCGGCTCGCGCGAAGGTTTTGGCGGCTCGCGTGACGGCGGCTACGGCGGCGGTTCGCGCGACGGCTACAGCGCGCGTCGCGGCGACGGTCCGCGCGGGGCGCGTCGCGGGAGCTGA
- a CDS encoding DUF1853 family protein, with protein MKALEPAANAAVALDALLDSLVDPAVRDLAWLIFSPDLLCAQPPAGMLAIPFESAGEASATVAWLLALDQDAHDLHQSLSASHVTRLGRYAECLLGYFLRHGPAARLVAANVALRRAGRTLGECDFLVETASGKRLHWELAVKCYLHAGGARASMADYVGPNLQDRFDLKFTHLLDHQLPLSAREEFASLGHSGPWDAQMFVKGWLFYRWRDAADAAAAAAPVPAEIHPAHARGWWLARGDLSRFAAGHAEAWAVLPRLAWLAPRQRVPVDHSTGAAVRLLDSGALAEQLAQQSGPTMVAAFARDGGACWFECSRGFVVPNDWPERALAYAGQ; from the coding sequence ATGAAAGCGCTCGAGCCGGCCGCCAATGCTGCTGTCGCGCTCGATGCGCTGCTCGATTCGCTTGTCGATCCCGCTGTGCGGGACTTGGCGTGGCTCATCTTCAGCCCCGATTTGTTGTGCGCGCAACCGCCTGCGGGGATGCTCGCCATACCGTTCGAATCGGCGGGCGAAGCGTCGGCTACGGTCGCGTGGCTGCTGGCGCTCGATCAGGACGCCCACGATCTACACCAGAGCCTGAGCGCTTCACATGTGACACGGCTTGGCCGCTACGCCGAGTGTCTGCTCGGCTATTTTCTGCGGCATGGACCGGCCGCGCGCCTCGTCGCGGCCAACGTCGCGTTGCGGCGTGCGGGACGCACGCTCGGTGAATGCGATTTTTTGGTCGAGACCGCGAGCGGCAAGCGTCTGCATTGGGAACTGGCCGTCAAATGCTATCTGCACGCGGGCGGCGCGCGAGCGTCGATGGCGGACTACGTCGGACCGAATCTGCAGGATCGCTTCGACCTCAAATTCACGCATTTGCTCGACCATCAATTGCCTTTGAGCGCGCGCGAGGAATTCGCGTCGCTCGGTCATAGCGGACCGTGGGACGCGCAGATGTTCGTCAAGGGATGGCTGTTTTATCGTTGGCGCGATGCGGCCGACGCGGCCGCTGCGGCGGCGCCGGTGCCTGCCGAGATTCATCCGGCGCACGCGCGCGGCTGGTGGCTCGCGCGCGGCGACCTGTCGCGCTTTGCCGCCGGCCATGCCGAGGCATGGGCCGTGTTGCCGCGTCTCGCGTGGCTCGCGCCTCGGCAGCGTGTGCCGGTCGATCACAGCACCGGCGCGGCAGTTCGCTTGCTGGATTCCGGCGCGCTCGCCGAACAATTGGCGCAGCAAAGCGGACCGACGATGGTGGCGGCTTTCGCGCGCGATGGCGGCGCCTGCTGGTTCGAATGCTCGCGCGGCTTCGTTGTGCCGAACGATTGGCCGGAGCGGGCGTTGGCTTATGCAGGGCAGTGA
- a CDS encoding universal stress protein, with the protein MFKHILVPTDGSDLSQKAIDGAIDLAQSVGARITAYACLPQYPYSPFSEVVIEPPADFQERSEREARQHLQDVEAAARRAGVACESQTSVHPSPYLGIIEAAEQGGCDVIFMASHGRRGLGSLLIGSETQRVLTHTKIPVIVYR; encoded by the coding sequence ATGTTCAAGCACATCCTGGTACCGACCGATGGTTCCGACCTGTCGCAAAAGGCAATCGACGGCGCGATCGACTTGGCGCAATCGGTCGGCGCGCGGATTACCGCCTATGCATGCTTGCCGCAATATCCGTACTCGCCGTTTTCCGAGGTGGTGATCGAGCCGCCCGCCGATTTTCAGGAGCGCAGCGAGCGCGAAGCACGACAGCATCTGCAGGATGTGGAGGCGGCGGCGCGGCGTGCCGGGGTCGCCTGCGAAAGCCAGACGAGCGTGCATCCATCGCCGTATCTCGGGATCATCGAAGCGGCGGAGCAGGGCGGCTGCGACGTGATCTTCATGGCGTCGCACGGACGGCGCGGGCTCGGCAGCCTGTTGATCGGCAGTGAGACGCAGCGCGTGCTGACTCATACGAAAATCCCGGTGATCGTGTATCGCTGA
- a CDS encoding uracil-DNA glycosylase: protein MALHESALEEFGLAPMWVRRGLAATVDDEAASAAAKPETAAANADVTEVESTTVRAAMEPEAKIQPVAEATEVSVPALKVSKAAVPQADPFADDEPPPLTEDDFPWLDAEPVPAFEPSVEAEARGLPPVHSLDWDALAERVAGCERCRLCEKRTNTVFGVGDRNADWMLIGEAPGENEDKQGEPFVGQAGKLLDNMLQSLTLARGTNVYIANVIKCRPPGNRNPEPDEVARCEPYLQRQVALVKPKLIIALGRFAAQSLLKTDSSISSLRGRVHQYEGVPVIVTYHPAYLLRSLADKSKAWADLCLARDTYRNAAQANPQ from the coding sequence ATGGCATTGCATGAATCCGCGCTGGAAGAATTCGGGCTCGCACCGATGTGGGTGCGGCGGGGTTTGGCTGCAACGGTCGACGATGAGGCGGCGTCCGCTGCCGCCAAGCCGGAGACGGCTGCGGCAAACGCCGATGTGACGGAGGTCGAATCAACGACAGTCCGTGCCGCGATGGAGCCTGAAGCGAAGATTCAGCCGGTGGCGGAGGCAACGGAAGTCAGCGTGCCGGCGCTCAAGGTGTCGAAAGCCGCTGTGCCGCAGGCGGATCCCTTCGCCGACGACGAGCCGCCGCCGCTCACCGAGGACGATTTCCCCTGGCTCGATGCCGAGCCGGTGCCCGCGTTCGAGCCGAGCGTAGAGGCCGAGGCTCGCGGGCTGCCGCCCGTCCATAGCCTCGATTGGGATGCGCTCGCCGAGCGGGTCGCAGGCTGCGAGCGCTGCCGCTTGTGCGAAAAGCGCACGAATACGGTGTTCGGCGTCGGCGATCGGAACGCCGATTGGATGCTGATCGGCGAAGCGCCCGGCGAAAACGAGGACAAGCAGGGCGAGCCGTTCGTTGGGCAGGCGGGCAAGCTGCTCGACAACATGCTGCAGTCGCTCACGCTTGCGCGCGGCACCAATGTCTATATCGCGAACGTCATCAAATGCCGCCCGCCCGGCAATCGCAATCCCGAGCCCGACGAGGTCGCGCGCTGCGAGCCGTATTTGCAGCGGCAGGTCGCGCTCGTGAAGCCGAAACTGATCATCGCGCTCGGCCGGTTCGCGGCGCAAAGTCTCTTGAAGACGGACTCCAGCATCTCGTCGCTGCGTGGACGCGTGCATCAGTACGAGGGCGTGCCGGTCATCGTCACGTACCATCCGGCGTATCTGCTGCGCAGCTTGGCGGACAAGTCGAAGGCGTGGGCGGATCTGTGCCTGGCGCGCGACACCTACCGAAACGCCGCGCAGGCGAACCCCCAATGA
- a CDS encoding LysR family transcriptional regulator, translating into MPRFKQIETFVAVAAKGSLSAAAQAEGVAPAIIGRRLDALEERLGVKLFVRTTRKLTLTFEGSAFLEDCQRIIHDMQNAEASVSAGGVKASGHLRVSAPAGFGRKHVAPLVPAFTLAHPDVSITLDLSDRMVDLVNEGFDCAVRLGELPDSSLVSLRLGENRRVCVASPHYLARRGMPGTLADLARHNCLALGASANQQRGWMFQQDDKVVSIKVSGTMECSDGAVLHEWCLEGHGLAWRSWWEVGADIAEGRLVSVLDAFAAPPIGIHAVFPQRRHLPLRVRLFLDFLKHTYEHPGYWK; encoded by the coding sequence ATGCCTCGTTTCAAACAGATCGAAACCTTCGTCGCCGTCGCCGCCAAGGGCAGCCTTTCCGCTGCCGCACAGGCGGAGGGCGTGGCGCCCGCGATCATCGGCCGTCGCCTCGACGCGCTCGAAGAGCGGCTCGGCGTCAAGCTCTTCGTACGCACGACGCGCAAGCTTACGTTGACCTTCGAAGGTTCGGCCTTCCTCGAAGACTGCCAGCGCATCATTCACGACATGCAGAACGCCGAGGCGAGCGTTTCCGCCGGTGGCGTGAAGGCGAGCGGCCATTTGCGCGTGTCGGCGCCGGCCGGCTTCGGGCGCAAGCACGTCGCGCCTCTCGTGCCGGCCTTTACGCTCGCGCATCCGGATGTGTCGATCACGCTCGATCTGTCCGACCGGATGGTCGATCTCGTCAACGAGGGGTTCGATTGCGCGGTGCGGCTCGGCGAGTTGCCCGATTCGTCGCTGGTGTCGCTCAGGCTCGGCGAGAACCGGCGCGTGTGCGTGGCGTCGCCGCACTATCTGGCGCGCCGCGGCATGCCCGGGACGCTCGCCGATCTCGCCCGCCACAATTGCCTCGCGCTCGGCGCGAGCGCCAACCAGCAGCGGGGCTGGATGTTCCAGCAGGACGACAAGGTCGTGTCGATCAAGGTGTCGGGCACGATGGAGTGCTCGGACGGCGCGGTGCTGCACGAATGGTGTCTCGAAGGCCACGGGCTCGCGTGGCGTTCCTGGTGGGAGGTCGGTGCCGACATCGCCGAGGGACGGCTCGTCAGCGTGCTGGACGCATTCGCCGCGCCGCCGATCGGCATCCACGCGGTGTTCCCGCAACGGCGTCATTTGCCGCTCAGGGTGCGGCTCTTTCTCGACTTTCTCAAACACACGTACGAGCATCCAGGCTACTGGAAGTGA